A single window of Coffea eugenioides isolate CCC68of chromosome 7, Ceug_1.0, whole genome shotgun sequence DNA harbors:
- the LOC113778568 gene encoding thylakoidal processing peptidase 1, chloroplastic-like, giving the protein MSEDLKLSRSSWLSKLLNVCSDNAKATFTALSVSILFRSSLAEPRSIPSTSMYPTLDVGDRILAEKASGSKIDEKSAVAEGEMEDILGCKQPPPMSRKDSVGDLLLNLPRIASLPQFLFNISEDVDNQAR; this is encoded by the exons ATGTCCGAGGATTTAAAGCTTTCTAGAAGCAGTTGGTTGTCGAAGCTGTTAAATGTCTGTTCCGATAATGCTAAGGCTACTTTTACTGCTTTGAGCGTTAGCATTCTGTTCAGATCATCTTTAGCTGAGCCAAGATCAATTCCCTCGACTTCTATGTACCCCACTCTTGATGTAGGTGACCGCATTCTTGCTGAGAAG GCCAGTGGAAGCAAGATCGATGAAAAGTCTGCCGTAGCTGAGGGGGAAATGGAAGATATCTTAGGGTGCAAGCAGCCTCCTCCTATGTCTAGAAAGGACTCTGTTGGGGACTTGCTGCTAAATCTTCCAAGGATAGCATCTCTGCCTCAGTTCTTATTCAACATCTCAGAAGATGTTGACAATCAAGCTCGGTAG
- the LOC113777266 gene encoding 2-oxoglutarate-dependent dioxygenase AOP2-like, with product MDNPKLQKLPVINFGKENLQHGTKGWSLARNEVRHALQECGCFLAVYDAVSFKLRDSVFSALEKLFDLPVETKKKNTSDRDLFGYFSIDGDSSNHESMGIENSTDIEEVKKLSKLVWPQGNDDNFRYNLIYPHLINSY from the coding sequence ATGGATAACCCAAAGTTGCAAAAACTTCCTGTCATCAACTTCGGCAAGGAGAATTTGCAGCATGGCACAAAAGGCTGGTCCTTGGCACGCAACGAAGTCCGCCACGCTCTTCAAGAGTGTGGTTGCTTTCTTGCCGTGTATGATGCAGTTTCTTTCAAGTTGAGGGATTCAGTATTTTCTGCGCTAGAAAAACTGTTCGATCTTCCCgtggaaacaaaaaagaagaacaCTTCTGATAGGgatttatttggttattttagcATTGACGGTGACTCATCTAATCATGAGAGTATGGGAATCGAAAATTCAACCGACATAGAAGAAGTCAAGAAATTATCTAAGCTCGTGTGGCCCCAAGGAAATGATGACAATTTCAGGTACAACTTGATTTATCCTCATCTTATCAATTCTTACTAG
- the LOC113778703 gene encoding probable 2-oxoglutarate-dependent dioxygenase AOP1, whose translation MVYESYGVEKLKCDSHLDSNMHLLRFNRYISHGVDEKTVSSNAHTDKTFITILTENRENGLEVKLKDGQWIPVDFLPSSFVVMAGEAAMAWSNSRIQPCFHRVLTNANAKRLSLGLFSFNKGVIHIPQELINDEHPQRFKSFDNLGLLDFFLEEQRMGLPTDSTTKKYCGL comes from the exons ATGGTTTACGAAAGCTATGGGGTAGAGAAGCTGAAGTGTGATTCTCACCTAGATTCAAACATGCACTTGCTTCGGTTCAACAGATATATATCGCATGGAGTTGACGAGAAAACCGTGAGTTCTAATGCTCATACTGATAAGACCTTCATCACAATTCTTACTGAGAATCGAGAAAATGGATTGGAGGTAAAATTGAAGGATGGGCAATGGATCCCTGTTGATTTCTTGCCTTCATCATTTGTTGTTATGGCAGGAGAAGCAGCAATG GCATGGAGCAACAGCAGAATACAACCTTGTTTTCATCGAGTTTTAACGAACGCGAATGCAAAAAGATTGTCATTGGGGTTGTTCTCTTTCAATAAGGGGGTCATACACATCCCTCAGGAGTTGATTAATGATGAACATCCACAGCGCTTTAAGTCATTTGATAACCTGGGATTGCTCGATTTCTTTCTCGAAGAACAGCGAATGGGCCTGCCAACTGATTCTACCACCAAGAAATATTGTGGTCTTTGA